One genomic window of Candidatus Kuenenia stuttgartiensis includes the following:
- the sppA gene encoding signal peptide peptidase SppA: MSEINNTVLPNGITGPFVYIKNKRGAGFWVATGLATFFFLCTLFSFLLLIGSLMMGKSIIAGGAMDKKYVTEEIVEGSGENKIAVISVKGILTNETTGNLFIEKPSIVEIVKEQLEHAANDVQVKAVLLEIESPGGGITASDIMYHQIIKFKKNTQKKIVVYMEDIAASGGYYIASAADFIVAHPTTITGSIGVIMPLINISEFINRHGVVDNSIASGDMKEIGSPLKQMTEEETEILQNIINEMYMQFVEVVSIGRNLDVEEVKKIADGRIYTGKQALEAGLVDKIGYLEDAIGMAKKASGIDEATIVRYKRLYGFAELFGLLCTKLSQKNTITLDISRFPEQSQSITKPMYLWNGSSRGN, translated from the coding sequence ATGTCAGAAATAAATAATACCGTTTTGCCAAATGGAATAACCGGACCGTTTGTCTATATTAAAAATAAAAGGGGCGCCGGTTTTTGGGTAGCCACCGGCCTTGCGACATTCTTCTTTTTATGTACTCTTTTTTCGTTTCTGCTGTTGATTGGGTCGCTTATGATGGGCAAATCGATTATTGCAGGCGGTGCTATGGACAAAAAATATGTCACAGAAGAGATAGTTGAAGGAAGTGGTGAGAATAAGATTGCTGTTATTTCTGTGAAGGGGATTTTGACAAATGAGACTACTGGAAATCTTTTTATAGAAAAACCGAGTATTGTTGAAATCGTAAAGGAACAACTGGAACATGCGGCAAACGATGTTCAGGTCAAAGCGGTTTTGCTTGAAATAGAAAGCCCGGGCGGGGGCATCACGGCAAGTGATATTATGTATCATCAAATTATAAAGTTTAAGAAGAATACGCAGAAAAAAATAGTGGTATATATGGAAGATATTGCCGCTTCGGGGGGATATTATATTGCCTCTGCGGCAGATTTTATCGTTGCTCACCCTACGACCATTACAGGAAGCATTGGCGTAATTATGCCGTTAATAAATATTTCGGAATTTATTAACCGTCATGGTGTTGTCGATAATTCAATTGCATCAGGGGATATGAAGGAAATCGGGTCTCCTCTGAAACAGATGACGGAGGAAGAAACCGAAATACTCCAAAATATTATCAACGAAATGTACATGCAGTTTGTTGAAGTTGTTTCCATCGGGAGAAATCTGGACGTAGAGGAGGTAAAAAAGATTGCCGACGGCAGAATTTATACAGGGAAACAGGCCCTTGAAGCCGGTTTGGTTGACAAGATCGGTTATTTGGAAGATGCGATTGGTATGGCAAAAAAGGCATCAGGTATTGATGAAGCAACCATAGTAAGATACAAAAGACTATATGGGTTTGCAGAATTGTTTGGCCTGCTATGCACGAAACTTTCACAAAAAAACACAATTACATTAGATATTTCCCGCTTTCCGGAGCAGAGCCAGAGCATCACAAAACCAATGTACCTCTGGAATGGTAGTTCGAGGGGTAATTGA
- a CDS encoding MazG nucleotide pyrophosphohydrolase domain-containing protein: protein MNISKFQKLIEEMYLEKDSKRGLAKTFMWFTEEVGELSRALRDNNKEELEKEFADVLAWLFSLASISGVKMEEAIAKYTTGCPVCGKIPCMCEEIR, encoded by the coding sequence ATGAATATTAGTAAATTTCAGAAGCTTATTGAAGAAATGTATCTGGAGAAAGATTCGAAGCGGGGTTTGGCAAAGACCTTTATGTGGTTTACCGAAGAGGTTGGAGAGCTTTCGCGTGCGTTGAGAGATAACAATAAAGAAGAATTGGAAAAGGAGTTTGCCGATGTGCTTGCATGGCTTTTTTCCCTGGCAAGCATATCAGGAGTTAAAATGGAAGAGGCAATTGCTAAATATACTACCGGTTGCCCTGTGTGTGGAAAAATTCCCTGTATGTGTGAAGAAATAAGGTAG
- a CDS encoding type II CAAX prenyl endopeptidase Rce1 family protein — protein MKSLYFSRSKRLANSFVFILPLLILYEAGIAFYGSALKNTADTITKTPLTLFGKSGSLVFNLLVIVFLLVAVFYIEKEHNLNVFLYFPMFIESVVYALFIGYVAGFVVYKVLFPYLLAMPFHWETGGGILLSVGAGVYEEIVFRLLLVSAFYLFITKVLKASKPLSAVVSIIFSALIFTIMHYIGGLSGAFTYTSFMFRMLSGIILACIFMFRGLGIAVYTHAIYNVLAVLKLFQG, from the coding sequence ATGAAGAGTTTGTATTTTTCCCGTTCGAAACGTCTTGCAAATAGTTTTGTATTTATCTTGCCCTTACTTATTCTCTATGAAGCGGGGATTGCATTTTACGGCTCAGCATTAAAAAACACCGCAGATACCATCACAAAAACACCATTAACACTATTCGGCAAAAGCGGGTCGCTGGTATTCAATCTACTGGTAATAGTGTTTCTTCTGGTAGCGGTATTTTATATTGAAAAAGAACATAATCTTAATGTATTTCTGTACTTCCCGATGTTCATTGAAAGTGTTGTTTATGCCCTGTTTATTGGTTATGTGGCTGGTTTTGTAGTATATAAGGTGTTATTTCCGTATTTGCTTGCTATGCCCTTTCATTGGGAGACAGGAGGAGGAATACTCCTTTCAGTAGGCGCCGGCGTTTATGAAGAAATAGTTTTCAGACTGTTGCTTGTTTCTGCTTTCTATTTATTCATAACAAAAGTACTAAAGGCAAGCAAACCGCTTAGCGCCGTAGTGAGTATTATTTTCAGCGCGCTGATATTTACGATTATGCATTATATCGGAGGTTTGAGCGGCGCGTTTACCTATACAAGTTTCATGTTTAGAATGCTATCCGGTATAATATTGGCATGTATTTTTATGTTTAGAGGGCTTGGTATTGCCGTTTATACTCACGCAATATATAATGTACTTGCGGTGTTAAAATTGTTTCAGGGATAA
- a CDS encoding DMT family protein, giving the protein MRNYLITILLLCCSNVFMTFAWYGHLKNLSHKTWIIAALVSWGIALFEYLLQVPANRIGHQVMSLGQLKILQEVITLMVFVPFSVIYMKEKIHFDYLWAGICLFGAVYFIFRPKLLP; this is encoded by the coding sequence ATGCGAAACTATCTCATTACCATACTGTTGCTTTGTTGCAGTAATGTTTTTATGACATTTGCATGGTATGGACATCTTAAAAATTTGTCTCATAAAACGTGGATTATTGCAGCCCTTGTGAGCTGGGGCATTGCCTTGTTTGAATATCTGCTTCAAGTGCCCGCAAACCGTATTGGGCATCAGGTGATGAGTCTTGGGCAACTGAAAATACTTCAGGAGGTAATCACTCTTATGGTGTTTGTGCCATTTTCCGTAATTTACATGAAAGAAAAGATACATTTTGATTATTTATGGGCTGGCATATGTTTATTCGGGGCAGTCTATTTTATTTTTCGCCCTAAACTTCTTCCATAG
- the mobB gene encoding molybdopterin-guanine dinucleotide biosynthesis protein B gives MNEVYYRNRDNAMYAKTPIVSFVGKSNSGKTTLIVKVIKELKLRGLRVATIKHTHHNVDMDTKGKDSWKHSQAGADAVIIVSENKMGLFRTTQKRVLLKEMVETYLRDFDIIILEGYKTEPIPKIEVFRTENGDQMVCRDDEHLIAVIGDKDPIMNVPYLHIDADVRKIVDFIMSYLKINVSV, from the coding sequence GTGAATGAGGTATATTATAGAAACAGGGATAATGCTATGTATGCAAAAACACCGATTGTGTCCTTTGTAGGAAAATCGAACAGCGGGAAAACAACGCTTATTGTAAAGGTCATTAAAGAATTAAAATTAAGGGGGCTTAGGGTTGCTACCATAAAACATACCCATCATAATGTTGATATGGATACGAAAGGCAAAGATAGCTGGAAACATTCACAGGCGGGAGCAGATGCCGTCATCATTGTCTCTGAAAACAAGATGGGTCTTTTTCGGACGACGCAAAAAAGGGTTCTATTAAAGGAAATGGTGGAAACCTATCTCAGGGATTTCGATATAATAATACTTGAAGGATATAAGACAGAACCCATTCCCAAAATAGAAGTCTTTAGGACAGAGAACGGCGATCAGATGGTGTGCCGGGATGATGAACATTTAATTGCTGTAATAGGTGATAAAGACCCAATAATGAATGTACCTTATTTGCATATTGATGCGGATGTTCGAAAGATTGTGGATTTTATTATGTCATATCTGAAAATAAATGTATCTGTATAA
- the cysS gene encoding cysteine--tRNA ligase → MTLKFYNSITKKKEVFKPLVEGHVNMYVCGPTVYDHPHIGHAKSYVSYDVIVRYLRYLGYKVCYVQNITDVGHLTDNADAGDDKILARAQRERIEPAVLVEIYTRSYFEDMDALNNLRPDISPRATAHIPEQIELIEKLISKGYAYVSNGSVYFEVSKYREYGKLSGRKQEDLEAGARIEINLEKRNPNDFALWKKAEPAHIMRWKSPWGEGFPGWHLECSAMSMKYLGESLDIHGGGIENMFPHHECEIAQSEAANDMTFVRYWIHNNMVTVNGQKMGKSLGNFVTLKDAFKKYHPLTIRFFILSTHYRSPLDFSNEALDAADKGLKRLFNTIKRVRRQIDEAANGETTVLVYEKLEEHKKAFLNAMDEDINTSGAIAALFDLSKEVNALLDSGEEVSKKCMEDINSLYQELGDGILGIVPVRKEVKADIEDDFSEGDKSVLKEVMGVLIDTRNQLRKEKLFQLSDFIRNKLTEIGITLEDTQDVTLWKKR, encoded by the coding sequence ATGACGCTAAAATTTTACAATTCAATTACAAAGAAAAAGGAAGTATTCAAACCATTGGTTGAGGGGCACGTCAATATGTATGTTTGCGGTCCTACGGTTTATGATCATCCTCATATTGGACACGCAAAGAGTTACGTGAGCTATGACGTCATAGTCAGGTATCTGAGATATCTTGGATATAAGGTGTGCTACGTGCAAAATATAACGGATGTGGGACACCTTACCGACAACGCAGACGCCGGTGACGACAAAATCCTGGCGCGCGCTCAAAGGGAACGTATAGAGCCTGCAGTGCTTGTGGAAATATATACGCGCAGTTATTTTGAAGATATGGATGCGCTGAACAATCTAAGGCCGGATATTTCTCCAAGGGCTACAGCGCATATACCCGAACAAATAGAACTTATAGAAAAGTTGATCAGTAAGGGGTATGCGTATGTGTCCAATGGTTCCGTTTATTTTGAAGTAAGCAAATACAGGGAATACGGAAAACTCTCGGGACGAAAGCAGGAAGATCTGGAGGCGGGCGCAAGGATAGAAATTAACCTGGAGAAAAGGAATCCCAATGATTTTGCGCTTTGGAAAAAGGCGGAGCCTGCGCATATTATGAGATGGAAAAGCCCGTGGGGAGAAGGATTCCCAGGATGGCATCTTGAATGTTCCGCAATGTCAATGAAATATCTTGGCGAATCGTTAGACATTCATGGCGGAGGCATTGAGAATATGTTCCCTCATCATGAATGCGAAATCGCGCAGAGCGAGGCGGCAAACGATATGACCTTTGTTCGTTATTGGATTCATAATAATATGGTTACCGTAAACGGGCAAAAAATGGGAAAATCCTTGGGAAATTTTGTAACCCTCAAGGATGCGTTTAAAAAATACCATCCGTTAACGATACGATTCTTTATTCTCTCAACCCACTACCGCAGTCCGCTCGATTTTAGCAATGAGGCGCTGGACGCTGCGGATAAAGGTTTGAAACGTTTGTTTAATACGATAAAGAGGGTGCGGCGGCAAATAGATGAAGCTGCGAATGGAGAAACGACTGTTCTTGTTTATGAAAAACTGGAAGAGCATAAAAAGGCTTTTCTTAACGCCATGGATGAGGATATTAATACATCAGGCGCTATTGCAGCCCTTTTTGATTTGTCTAAAGAGGTGAATGCATTACTGGATTCCGGCGAAGAAGTGAGTAAAAAATGCATGGAAGATATAAATTCACTCTATCAGGAACTTGGGGATGGCATACTCGGCATTGTTCCTGTGCGCAAAGAAGTGAAGGCTGATATTGAGGATGATTTCAGTGAAGGCGATAAAAGCGTACTGAAAGAAGTAATGGGAGTTCTTATCGATACCCGAAACCAACTCCGGAAGGAGAAACTATTTCAATTGTCAGATTTTATCAGAAACAAACTCACGGAAATAGGAATAACACTTGAAGATACACAGGACGTCACTCTGTGGAAAAAAAGATGA
- a CDS encoding Smr/MutS family protein, producing MAKLKLDLHDICKNGSLIEKELNRAINEAVEKRIALVEIIPGKGSGQLKKAVLRFLNRPEVKKLYHRIDKDRDNFGRLFVRFKH from the coding sequence ATGGCAAAATTAAAATTGGATTTACACGATATTTGTAAAAATGGTTCTTTGATTGAAAAAGAATTGAACCGGGCAATAAATGAAGCGGTTGAGAAAAGGATTGCGCTTGTGGAAATTATTCCAGGAAAAGGAAGCGGGCAGTTGAAGAAGGCCGTCCTGAGATTCCTCAACCGTCCTGAAGTAAAAAAATTGTATCATCGAATTGACAAAGACCGTGATAATTTTGGAAGGCTTTTTGTACGGTTTAAACATTGA
- a CDS encoding bifunctional nuclease family protein, which translates to MIPVSLSKIVITETSDHQVIVLKELEGKRSFPIIIGLNEAWAIDRAVKGISTPRPLTHDLITRIIESLNADVERVVISDLRNNTFYAKIVLRQDGNIIEIDSRPSDAVALAMQKNTPIFVASKVLEEVCKTEDCF; encoded by the coding sequence ATGATTCCCGTATCACTTTCAAAAATTGTAATCACTGAAACAAGTGATCATCAGGTCATTGTGTTAAAAGAACTGGAAGGGAAAAGAAGCTTTCCCATCATAATTGGCCTTAATGAAGCATGGGCAATTGACCGCGCAGTAAAGGGAATCAGTACCCCACGCCCTTTGACGCATGATTTAATTACAAGAATTATAGAAAGTCTTAATGCAGACGTAGAGCGGGTGGTCATCAGCGATCTGAGAAATAATACTTTTTATGCAAAAATTGTATTGCGACAAGACGGAAATATCATTGAAATTGATTCAAGGCCTAGCGATGCAGTAGCGCTGGCTATGCAGAAAAATACACCTATCTTTGTTGCAAGCAAGGTATTGGAAGAAGTCTGCAAAACAGAAGACTGTTTTTAA
- a CDS encoding PEGA domain-containing protein: protein MKFFKIIFQSIAPCIAASSILCGCVLRTITIDSEPPGATVYLDDEPIGQTPVTTKFTYYGTRKFSLEKTDIDGRLLAKRLTVYEKIKTPYYQYVPLDFFAELILPIKIEDAHYFLYKLEPVEERPVEEHKEELLKNASELKEQLFQHTSH, encoded by the coding sequence ATGAAATTTTTCAAAATAATCTTTCAATCAATTGCGCCCTGCATAGCCGCCAGCTCAATTTTGTGCGGCTGTGTACTTCGTACGATCACCATTGATTCAGAACCTCCCGGAGCAACGGTTTATCTGGACGACGAACCTATCGGGCAAACTCCGGTGACCACAAAATTCACCTATTACGGAACCAGAAAATTTTCCCTGGAAAAAACAGACATAGACGGCAGGTTGCTGGCAAAACGGCTCACTGTCTATGAAAAAATCAAAACACCCTATTATCAATATGTACCTCTGGATTTTTTCGCAGAACTCATTCTCCCTATAAAAATTGAAGATGCACATTATTTCCTTTATAAACTGGAACCGGTGGAAGAAAGACCTGTGGAAGAACACAAAGAGGAACTCCTGAAGAATGCATCAGAATTAAAAGAACAGTTATTTCAGCATACTTCCCATTAA
- a CDS encoding metallophosphoesterase → MKIGIIADTHDNIPAIKKAVRFFNTQDLEYIIHAGDFVAPFSLKELMHVKARFIGVFGNNDGEQKGLLGVCNDIHIPPYTITIDGKTILVSHMPEMLTGSVNIENIDIIISAHTHTPEISRGKPLYINPGECCGWVSGKSTVALLNLKTFHAEIVDLSPAS, encoded by the coding sequence ATGAAAATCGGAATTATTGCAGATACGCATGATAATATTCCAGCAATCAAAAAAGCTGTTCGTTTTTTTAATACACAGGATTTAGAATATATCATTCATGCAGGCGATTTTGTCGCCCCATTTTCCCTGAAAGAATTGATGCATGTGAAAGCCCGGTTTATTGGGGTGTTTGGCAATAATGATGGCGAACAAAAGGGCTTGCTTGGCGTCTGCAACGATATCCACATTCCGCCATATACTATTACCATAGACGGAAAAACAATCCTTGTGTCACATATGCCTGAAATGTTAACCGGCAGTGTGAATATTGAAAATATTGACATCATTATAAGCGCCCATACGCATACGCCGGAAATTTCCAGAGGGAAACCATTATACATAAACCCTGGAGAATGCTGTGGCTGGGTCAGCGGCAAAAGTACCGTAGCTTTATTAAATCTTAAAACATTCCATGCGGAGATAGTCGATCTTTCACCGGCATCTTAA
- a CDS encoding undecaprenyl-diphosphate phosphatase, translating into MIEHIVLGIIQGLTEFLPVSSSGHLVILKDYLQVKETNGVLLEVVLHLGTLLSIFAVFWKDILEIFRGTIISTLKLCSGCRPKEIWAEDQYTRLFMLILIGTIPTGIIALLFEDMFESLFNEPLLAAVAILITGLILWLTKFIGVKNPGGKPLNVLRALVIGAVQGIAIIPGISRSGLTISAASYMGVSRESAVRYSFLLSIPAIVGAVILQARKIDVMHDKNLIPLAAGAGAAFIVGYLALQFLIKIVQRGRLYMFAYYCWGFGFAATISFFLKSFYQ; encoded by the coding sequence ATGATTGAACATATTGTCCTTGGGATAATCCAGGGTTTAACGGAATTCCTGCCGGTAAGCAGCTCCGGTCATCTGGTTATCTTAAAAGATTATTTGCAGGTGAAAGAAACCAACGGCGTCCTTTTGGAGGTGGTGCTGCACCTGGGCACATTGCTTTCTATCTTTGCTGTTTTCTGGAAGGATATTCTGGAAATCTTTCGCGGGACAATTATTTCCACGCTAAAACTATGTTCCGGATGTCGTCCAAAGGAAATTTGGGCGGAGGACCAATACACACGGTTATTTATGTTAATTCTTATTGGAACTATACCTACCGGGATCATTGCGCTGTTATTTGAAGATATGTTTGAGTCATTATTTAATGAACCACTTCTTGCTGCGGTTGCAATTCTTATCACAGGCCTCATTCTGTGGTTGACAAAATTCATTGGAGTAAAAAACCCTGGCGGAAAGCCGTTAAATGTGTTACGCGCTTTGGTTATAGGCGCTGTACAAGGGATTGCAATTATTCCGGGCATTTCCCGTTCCGGCCTGACAATCTCGGCGGCTTCCTACATGGGAGTTAGCCGTGAATCAGCGGTTCGGTACTCATTTCTTCTCAGTATACCTGCGATTGTTGGCGCGGTGATTCTTCAGGCACGAAAGATAGATGTTATGCATGATAAAAACCTTATCCCTCTGGCTGCCGGCGCCGGCGCGGCCTTTATCGTAGGATATCTTGCCTTGCAATTCCTTATAAAAATTGTACAAAGAGGCAGATTGTATATGTTTGCATATTATTGCTGGGGTTTTGGGTTTGCAGCGACAATCTCTTTTTTCCTGAAATCTTTTTATCAATGA
- a CDS encoding glycosyl transferase: MADFHQEGTITTLHDIYRVFDPNEYLKSLEEKLEDYARQVSICLLLPCLYSELENTEVMERIVGEIKKVRYLRNVVIALGGAPDEEKFRDAKKYFGRLRTTKRDVKIVWVEGPRIQNVFQRIREREIQTGIQGKGQSVWIALGYILSRGNVDVIALHDCDIVTYDRIFLGRLIEPAANPNNEYEFCKGYYARVSLTDRSIKGRVTRLFVVPFVDSMMRIMNTHGHKELERFFGYHRIFKYPLAGEFSLSARLARGINIAYDWGLEVATLSEVYHNTMNRKIAQVDLSKNYEHKHQDLSADDSSKGLHRMAVDIATFFLHYMRSHGVPLDDAFVDMMLHTYYDNALKFIKYYSDDAEMNNLILNRHEEELAVRHFRGVLWTAWEQSRGPREATLIPSWNRVTYSLPDIYTNLYEAVEKDNE; this comes from the coding sequence ATGGCTGATTTTCATCAGGAAGGAACGATTACCACGTTACATGATATATACAGGGTCTTTGATCCAAATGAGTATTTAAAAAGTTTGGAGGAAAAGCTTGAGGATTATGCACGCCAGGTAAGCATTTGTCTTTTGCTGCCCTGCCTTTACAGTGAACTTGAAAATACGGAAGTCATGGAACGTATTGTTGGCGAAATTAAAAAAGTCCGCTATTTGCGTAATGTTGTTATTGCCCTGGGAGGCGCTCCGGATGAAGAGAAGTTCCGGGATGCAAAAAAATACTTTGGAAGGCTTCGTACAACAAAACGCGATGTTAAAATTGTTTGGGTTGAAGGGCCACGCATTCAGAATGTATTTCAGCGCATCCGGGAACGTGAGATTCAGACAGGTATTCAGGGAAAAGGCCAATCAGTGTGGATTGCCCTTGGTTATATACTTTCAAGGGGCAATGTGGACGTCATAGCACTTCATGATTGCGACATTGTAACCTATGACCGCATATTTTTAGGGAGGCTTATTGAGCCTGCCGCAAATCCGAATAACGAGTATGAGTTTTGTAAAGGGTATTATGCCCGTGTTTCACTTACGGACAGATCAATCAAAGGCAGGGTGACAAGACTGTTTGTAGTTCCTTTTGTCGATTCAATGATGAGAATTATGAATACGCATGGACATAAAGAACTAGAGCGTTTTTTCGGATATCATCGTATATTCAAATATCCGCTGGCCGGAGAGTTCAGCCTAAGCGCCCGACTTGCAAGGGGTATTAATATTGCTTATGATTGGGGTCTTGAGGTGGCTACGCTATCCGAGGTGTACCACAATACAATGAACAGAAAAATCGCACAGGTGGATCTCTCCAAGAACTATGAGCATAAACATCAAGATCTTTCTGCTGACGATTCAAGCAAGGGATTACACAGAATGGCAGTGGATATTGCCACCTTCTTTCTCCATTATATGCGTTCTCACGGAGTGCCACTGGACGATGCCTTCGTTGATATGATGCTTCATACCTATTACGATAATGCCCTGAAATTTATTAAGTATTATAGCGATGACGCAGAAATGAACAATCTGATTTTAAATCGTCATGAGGAGGAACTTGCCGTGCGACATTTTCGTGGCGTTTTATGGACGGCATGGGAGCAAAGCAGAGGGCCTAGAGAGGCAACCCTTATTCCTTCATGGAACAGGGTTACGTATAGCCTTCCTGATATATATACGAATCTCTATGAAGCTGTAGAAAAGGATAATGAATAG
- a CDS encoding UbiX family flavin prenyltransferase, whose translation MENIVVGITGASGVVYAQRLLQVLSKNDISLHISISDAAFKVIHHELGIDLPCEKPNYDALLGRSANNITYYNNSNISATIAGSQFPVKAMVIVPCSMNTLCSIACGIASNLIQRVANVTIKERRKLIMVPRETPLSSIHLESMLKLSSAGTCILPAMPGFYHNPGTIADQVDFVVAKILDMLEIKHSLIPIWQGENDDTK comes from the coding sequence GTGGAAAATATTGTCGTTGGAATTACTGGCGCAAGTGGTGTTGTGTATGCACAACGGCTTTTGCAGGTGTTAAGTAAAAATGATATTTCACTCCATATATCAATTTCCGACGCCGCATTTAAGGTGATACACCATGAATTGGGCATTGATTTGCCTTGTGAAAAACCAAATTATGATGCGTTATTAGGGCGCTCCGCGAATAATATAACGTATTACAATAACTCGAATATCAGCGCAACGATTGCCGGCAGTCAATTTCCTGTAAAAGCAATGGTTATTGTTCCGTGCAGTATGAATACACTATGTTCTATCGCATGTGGGATTGCGAGCAACCTCATTCAGCGTGTTGCAAACGTAACGATAAAAGAACGAAGAAAGCTGATAATGGTACCCCGTGAAACGCCTTTATCGTCGATTCATTTGGAGTCGATGCTGAAACTGTCTTCAGCAGGAACGTGTATTTTGCCGGCAATGCCGGGTTTCTATCACAATCCGGGGACAATAGCCGATCAGGTGGATTTTGTAGTTGCAAAAATACTGGATATGCTGGAGATAAAACATTCGCTCATACCAATATGGCAAGGCGAAAATGATGATACGAAATGA
- a CDS encoding HD family phosphohydrolase, with translation MKFQWSDDLSAGVLKRQIMKLVDIGRALSGERNLDKLLEMIVDEACRFTNADAGTLYTKEGEYLKFKILQNVSMNIRMGGCSGKEITFPPVELKESNVSAYAAIKDVSVNIPDVYDSELFDFTGPKKFDATTKYRTKSMLVVPMKNHENDVIGVLQLINAQERRTGEVIPFSADFENLVHSLASQAAVAFTNAKLIKDMEELFSAFVKVMATAIDEKSPVTGGHIQRVAELTMMMAKAMNAQKEGPFAHVYFNEDQMCELRTAAWMHDIGKVTTPVNVVEKGNKLEAIFDRIHYVELRFDYLIQQTEKVYFQKKAELLEKHAEKNEIENLDEEMLKEVCTLKEMKEFVLQCNRPGEFLENEKTERLKNISQLTYIDANGHEQNYLSEDELKNLSIRKGSITEEERKIMQNHAAMTLKMLKQIPFTKKLKNVPCFAGTHHEYINGKGYPLGMKGDNIPIEGRLIAVADITEALTAADRSYKKAMPLEKVYEILASMAKNEELDKNLVEFLIKEKIYERYLEEKKKKEKKENDVPPGGV, from the coding sequence ATGAAATTTCAATGGAGCGATGATTTATCTGCTGGCGTTCTCAAAAGACAGATAATGAAACTTGTTGACATTGGACGGGCGCTCTCCGGAGAGAGGAATCTGGATAAACTGCTTGAGATGATTGTTGATGAAGCCTGCAGATTTACGAATGCCGATGCAGGCACTCTTTATACTAAGGAAGGTGAATATCTGAAATTTAAGATACTGCAAAATGTTTCTATGAATATCAGGATGGGGGGATGCTCAGGCAAAGAAATAACATTTCCTCCGGTTGAATTGAAGGAGTCTAATGTTTCAGCTTATGCAGCAATTAAAGATGTTAGTGTTAATATTCCTGATGTTTATGACTCTGAATTATTTGACTTTACCGGGCCTAAAAAATTTGACGCCACTACCAAGTATCGGACAAAATCCATGCTTGTCGTCCCCATGAAGAATCATGAGAATGACGTTATTGGCGTTCTTCAGCTTATTAACGCGCAGGAGAGGCGAACGGGAGAAGTGATTCCTTTTTCCGCTGATTTTGAAAATCTTGTACATTCGCTTGCCTCACAGGCTGCAGTTGCATTTACGAATGCAAAGTTGATTAAAGATATGGAAGAATTGTTTAGCGCGTTTGTAAAAGTAATGGCTACTGCGATTGACGAAAAATCACCCGTTACCGGCGGACATATCCAGCGTGTTGCTGAGTTAACCATGATGATGGCGAAAGCAATGAACGCACAAAAAGAAGGACCTTTTGCGCATGTTTATTTTAATGAAGATCAGATGTGCGAATTGCGAACTGCCGCCTGGATGCATGATATTGGAAAAGTCACTACTCCGGTAAATGTCGTTGAAAAAGGAAACAAACTTGAGGCGATTTTTGACCGGATTCATTATGTGGAATTGCGTTTTGATTATTTAATCCAACAGACAGAAAAAGTGTATTTTCAGAAAAAGGCAGAGCTGCTGGAAAAGCACGCTGAAAAAAATGAGATTGAGAATTTGGATGAAGAAATGCTCAAAGAGGTCTGCACATTGAAGGAAATGAAAGAATTTGTGCTCCAATGTAACAGGCCGGGAGAGTTTCTGGAAAATGAAAAAACAGAACGATTGAAAAACATAAGCCAATTAACCTACATAGACGCAAACGGGCATGAGCAAAATTATTTGAGTGAAGATGAATTGAAAAACCTTTCCATCCGTAAAGGAAGTATAACGGAAGAGGAACGGAAAATTATGCAGAATCACGCGGCTATGACGTTGAAGATGCTTAAGCAGATCCCTTTTACAAAAAAACTTAAGAACGTGCCCTGCTTTGCCGGGACGCACCATGAGTATATTAATGGGAAAGGATACCCACTTGGGATGAAAGGTGATAATATACCGATTGAAGGCCGCCTTATTGCCGTTGCAGATATTACAGAAGCCCTTACGGCAGCTGACCGTTCATACAAAAAAGCCATGCCACTGGAAAAGGTATATGAAATACTGGCGTCTATGGCAAAAAATGAAGAGCTGGACAAAAATCTGGTGGAGTTTCTGATAAAAGAGAAAATTTACGAACGTTATTTGGAAGAAAAGAAGAAAAAAGAGAAAAAAGAAAATGACGTGCCGCCCGGTGGGGTTTAA